In the Glycine max cultivar Williams 82 chromosome 19, Glycine_max_v4.0, whole genome shotgun sequence genome, TATTAGGCAACATCAACACCGGAAGCGAGATTTTCAACGGAATTTAAAACCTTTTATGCAGCCATATGGGCTTCCTGGTAAAACTAATATGGCCCAGCCTAATGCATTCTCCAATCAAGGTGAACGTTGCAGTCAAATGTTGGGGCATAAAACATTGAAACAACcacaacttttcaaaagaaGTCTCAATGGGGATCAACAGTTCACTTCAGGGAGCTCAGTAGATCTTTTTGGTTTAGATGATTCTGATAATATGAATTCATGTGGTAGTTCCAAAGTTTCGGTTGAACAGAGGATCATGCTTGAATATCTTTATTTGAAGAATTTTAACAATATTTCACGGGGTAATGTTATGAAATATCTGCATTCAACAGTTTGTCTTAAAGGGACATGTAATTGTGGATGGTATATCAAGCTATTATTGCATTTTGATGACTGTAAAGATGATGGTTGTCGTACGTGTTACTCTTGGAAATTGCATGGCACTGATATTCTTGGGGGTCATTTGAAATTTCCTGATATTATGGGTTctgttgaaagaaaaaatgacgCTCCTTCTGGAAATACTGAAGCCATGCTACCAcctgaaaaaagaagaaaaatggagcCCGCTTTTGGTGTCCctttaattaataatgcaaGTTTGGATCAGTCGACTCAGAAAATGGTTCACCCTCGTTCTTCTGAAGCTCTTTCAGAATTGCCATTGAGCCAAAAAGCTGATCAAGAGATGGAGATGTCACCAAATCCAACAGCTAATAGTGTACATATGGAGGACAATCAAGGAAAAATCAGGTTGAACCAAGATGAGATAAATGCTACAAAAGAAGCCATTAAGCCAAAAGTTGATGAAGAGAAGGAAAGGAAGTCCCCAAATCCAACACTTAATACTGCATATATGGAAGACATAAAAGGCAGAATTGAATTGGACCAGGATGAGATAAATGCTACAAAAGAAATCATTGAGCCAAAAGTTGATCAAGAGATGGAAAGGATGTCCCAAAATCCAACAGTTACTGTAGATATGGAGGGCATACAAGCCATAACCGGGTTCAACCAGGATGGGATAAATGCCACAAAAGAAGTCATTGAGCCAAAATTTGATGAAGAGAAGGAAAGGAAGTCCCCAAATTCAATAGTTAATACTGCAGATAAAGAGGACACACAAGGCAGAACTAAGTTCATCCAACATGGAATAAATGTTGATCTAGAGATGGAAAGGAAGTCCTCAAAAACAACAGTTAATACTGTTTCcttaattgattttttcacAAGTAATCAAATAAAGGAACACATTACAAGCCTGAGAAAGCAATTTAATCAGGTCAGCATACCATCTTCCACTGTTTTCCATTACCTTGACATGTTTCAGTAGTCTTATTAGTATCTTTAGCATAGAAATCTTTATTtacatgattttgatttattttttcaaattttaaactgaaaatagttaaaaaaaacaactcaaCACAAGTCTTgtgaaacaaaattattagttaaatcCAAGTTTATGaaacatttatattaaatgaaataatcaaataattaagacTTGTGAAGGAATTGAAGgagttgtaaatatttttaaatttagttttggtccttaagtttgtgtttttattttttgattttggtcccataaattttaaaaagtcgTTGTCACCATTTTGAGGGAGCATATGATGCAGACTTAGATTTAGATGAATGTCATCTCATCATAAAATGGTGATAGAGACAATCTTacgaaaatttaaaatttatgaagaccaaaaccaaaaaaataaaatctagagaactaaaatcaagtttgataatttttcttgggcttaaaaacatattttatgctAGATTTAAATATGTCAAGGACGTATTTTTGAAGTACCATGTGAATTTCTATATTTTGTATGTTTCGGTTTGAGTTTTTCCAAGCATATGCAAGCTGATGCTTCTCTTAACAGAGTACAATGGTTGAAGAATCAGGAAGTGATGTTTACACATGCCAATTATGTGGAATGGGAACACTTTCTTTTGCCCCCGTGCCAATCTATTGCTTTTGTTGTGGCATCCGCATCAAGCGAAACGCATGCTATTACTAtagaagagaagaagatgaTACACAGCATTGCTTTTGCAGTGTTTGCTTTAGGACTTCTCGAGGTGGGAACATCAAATTCAATGGAACATCTGTTTCCAAGACAGATCTTGataaaaagacaaataataGAGAATTTGAAGAATCGGTAAGTTTAATCTCTCTGTACTAGTATAACTCACCTGTATATAGAGAACTTTGAACTCACTTTTTATGGCTATTGTTTCTTCTAGTGGGTTGAATGCAATAAATGCAAATGTTGGCAGCATCAAATATGTGCACTCTACAACGATAAAAGAGATTTGGACTACAGAGCTGAGTATACATGTCCTATATGCCGCTTAAAGGAAATTGGAAATGGAATGCATGCACCCTTACCGAAGACAGCGGCTATGTTTAGTGCTAATGACTTGCCCAGAACCATGCTTAGCGACCACATAGAGAGCAGACTTTTTAAGCGTCTCTGGCAAGAGGATGAAGATTGGGCAAAAGCAGGGTATAAGAATCTTGATGAGGTAAGACTGTTCAATTATAAAGATGTTGAATACCTATGTTTGAGCATCAGCATGCATGTGCAAAAAGTTCATATTATCTGATTTGCCTTCTGTGACTCCAAATTGTTAGGTTTTCGAAGCAGAAAGTCTTTCTGTTAGAGTTGTGTTATCCGTTGACAAACAATTGAAAGTGAAGAAACAGTTTCTGGACATATTTGGGGAGGAGAATTACCCTTCTGAATTTCCTTATACATTAAAAGTAAGTCCAGAGGTTAATGAATAGATATACTTTTTTTGGAGTAAATATCTCTCTGGTGATACCTCTGGCATAATGTATTATTCAGAAGTTACAGAAGTTCCTTCTGTTTCAGGTTATTCTTCTGTTTCAGAAGATTGAAGGAGTGGATGTATGCCTTTTCGCAATGTATGCTCAGGAGTTTGGCTCAGAATGTGGCTATCCTAATCAGCGTTCTGTGTACATTTCATATCTCGATTCTGTCAAGTATTTTAGGCCTAAAAGAGTGACTAAAAGTGGAGAAGCTCTTCGTACCATCGTTTACCATGAGATATTGGTATGTTATAATTCCTGTTGATAATTACTAGTACTTGCTTTCTGTTTCTGTAAGACCGTATTCCCACTAGGGTTCCTTTATTACATCAATTAACCGACACAGTAAGCACTTGAAGTTAAAACCTTTCCATTTCTTCTATTCActattcatgtttttctttttctatcctCAGATTGGATATCTTGATTTTTGCAAGAAACGAGGTTTCACAACTTGCTATCTATGGGCCTGTCCACCTATGAAGGGAGAAGATTATTTACTATATTGTCATCCTGACACCCAAAAAACTCCCAAGAAAGATAAATTACGGCAGTGGTCTGTCTTTCTTTCTCCttacgtgtgtgtgtgtgtgttgagtTTTCATGTGCTTCTGTATACATTTCATTAGCcagttttttttgttgtcatcCTTGCATTGGAAAATTAGCAATGCCATGAAACTATTGTGtatttataaatatacattgtttgtttaatttatgcAGGTATCATTCAATGCTAAGAAAGGCCGCTGAAGAAAATATCGTTGTTGGTTTAACTAACTTACATGATCATTTCTTTGTTACTACTGGAAGTTGTGACTCCAAGGTAACAGCTGCTCGTTTGCCTTACTTTGATGGGGACTTCTGGTCTGGTGCTGCTATGGATAAAGCCAGGCACATTGAACAAGAGTGTGGAGGAGATTATAAAATGATCTTCGATAAAGTAGTATCGAAAAGATGTTTAAAGTCCATGGGACATGTAAATCCTCCTTCTGAAGGAACTGCCAAAGACATTCTAGTGATGCATAAAGTATGTCTACCTTGTCTCTCACCttcatctattttttatattggctCTTCATAGTTGAATCATCTTAGGCGGTTTAATTAACTTGTTTGCCAATCTTCCTGATGGAAGTTTGAACTAGGTTATTAAATTAGATGTGGAATATTTGAGATTATATGTAGCTTTTATTATTTGGTCCTTGAACCATCAAATATTTGGACTGTAGAGATAAAGAGGCATTCAAGTTAAGGATCTAATTATATTAAAGGAAATCAGTGCAGTAATAAGGGGgattaaatttttaacaattttggATTCATAAAGCTGCAAGTTGTTCCTcatgaatatatattattaatcataTAGATAGATATCATGTCTGactatattattttgatatttagttAGCTAC is a window encoding:
- the LOC102664049 gene encoding histone acetyltransferase HAC12, coding for MFRISKMHAKGSNLGNSCKQTPGSSSSFVPNHPLQRDFDLRHQDYIMNQARFFFDWRKDPEISQCRNLIKNDISTILHSRHPNDQGQASVLANFLENRLFVEAASKDEYINRQTIMQRLDTQLKKLYAPKCSQVNSSIACTSQMVPSFGLLQARSNGSVPEPAFHNVAGPITNATNYCAVPVDNKNSFPNGGLSYSSFVPQPVFLPDNHPSIATCTDLDVLPNSFVSGGRSNLKACSKSISSYFPQRQADDWKTLLVKYGDCSRTTTGKSVQSESSNLMTPQDALREFSKVFDLPPVPRSLGDIRQHQHRKRDFQRNLKPFMQPYGLPGKTNMAQPNAFSNQGERCSQMLGHKTLKQPQLFKRSLNGDQQFTSGSSVDLFGLDDSDNMNSCGSSKVSVEQRIMLEYLYLKNFNNISRGNVMKYLHSTVCLKGTCNCGWYIKLLLHFDDCKDDGCRTCYSWKLHGTDILGGHLKFPDIMGSVERKNDAPSGNTEAMLPPEKRRKMEPAFGVPLINNASLDQSTQKMVHPRSSEALSELPLSQKADQEMEMSPNPTANSVHMEDNQGKIRLNQDEINATKEAIKPKVDEEKERKSPNPTLNTAYMEDIKGRIELDQDEINATKEIIEPKVDQEMERMSQNPTVTVDMEGIQAITGFNQDGINATKEVIEPKFDEEKERKSPNSIVNTADKEDTQGRTKFIQHGINVDLEMERKSSKTTVNTVSLIDFFTSNQIKEHITSLRKQFNQSTMVEESGSDVYTCQLCGMGTLSFAPVPIYCFCCGIRIKRNACYYYRREEDDTQHCFCSVCFRTSRGGNIKFNGTSVSKTDLDKKTNNREFEESWVECNKCKCWQHQICALYNDKRDLDYRAEYTCPICRLKEIGNGMHAPLPKTAAMFSANDLPRTMLSDHIESRLFKRLWQEDEDWAKAGYKNLDEVFEAESLSVRVVLSVDKQLKVKKQFLDIFGEENYPSEFPYTLKVILLFQKIEGVDVCLFAMYAQEFGSECGYPNQRSVYISYLDSVKYFRPKRVTKSGEALRTIVYHEILIGYLDFCKKRGFTTCYLWACPPMKGEDYLLYCHPDTQKTPKKDKLRQWYHSMLRKAAEENIVVGLTNLHDHFFVTTGSCDSKVTAARLPYFDGDFWSGAAMDKARHIEQECGGDYKMIFDKVVSKRCLKSMGHVNPPSEGTAKDILVMHKLGQTILPFKEDFLVVQFQYVCMHCHEVIANGKRWFCTECKKFQECERCHTVHSHISAKGERHRLHQVLMDDVLGDTKENDIILDNGLFDSRHNFLSFCQRNRFQFDSLRRAKYSSMMILYLVKNPTLLIVGTTCRVCSKNNVSQRYWKCENCPEFTVCSACYNERGASCHAHTLSEAYSPAQSPSGNQELQQNSAMLQQLLDVIEHASLCHSIKTQPCTYPHCSQIKKLFAHASRCEVRLSGGCQFCKKVWQGLTLHSRNCKDSACRIPRCMDLKKQIEWIATQAESRLRAAVLQSEDSR